In one window of Candidatus Methylomirabilota bacterium DNA:
- the fdnG gene encoding formate dehydrogenase-N subunit alpha — translation MSLSRRGFLKFGAGAAGVVVATKGIDLTPVEAAATSIRIKEAKVFPGVCPYCAVGCAQLIYVKDNKIIDIEGDPDAPHTEGALCPKGSSTYQVSMNERRITKCLYRAPGSDRWEEKPLDWMMEQIAQRVRKSRDETFVQKAKAGDKEITVNRCEGVAWLGSSVLDNEENYLIAKLSRGLGLVNLENSARLCHSATVPALGATFGRGAMTTNLIDVLNADVIMPTSNWAECHPVSYKWVMKAKERGAKIIHVDPRFTRTSATADIWVPIRSGTNIVFFGGLIRYAIENKKYFHDYVVAYTNAPLLLDPSFKTATDLDGVFSGFDAQKRSYDQSTWKFQLDADGYPKKDPTLRDPNAVWQRLRRHYSRYTPEMVERVCGIPKDLFLKVAETYCSASGRDKTATASYALQLNQSTNGVQQIRALCMLQLVLGNVGRPGGGVVALRGHSNVQGATDFGTLYHMLPGYPPMPLQAAHPTFTDYLEKTTPKGGYWVNNPKFVVSLLKAWWGPAATKENDFAYDYMPKREKADAYSHQHFTIGMLKGAVKGFISMGQNPAVDSPNAKMVRAALRNLEWMVVVDLFETDTAAVWKEPGIDPKSSKVEVFFIPGAPAAEKDGSITNTMRLAQWHVKAVEPPDDARSDAAFVVDVGNRVKALYKDSKAAKDRPILDLVWDYQPQGPKKEPTMELVLKECNGYATEDIKEKDGKELYKQGQPLKTFGHLKDDGSTACGNWIYTGIYPEEGKNLALRREKPKEGDYLAHTWGFVWPANRRILYNRASADPSGKPWSEKKKLIWWSKDEKKWVGLDVPDFGPTLAPDAPRAKDGPLKGISGTDAFIMNPHGLGQFFASVVDGPFPEHYEPFESPTKNLLSKVQNNPVAKYWDIGDLNKLGTPDKYPYVLTTYRLTEHHAAGMSRHVPWLSELFFGHFAEIGPEMAKQLGIQNGDMITVETPRAKIKVRALVTERIKPFIIDGKKVYQVGIPWHWGYQGVMKSARGDITNDLVASLGDPTTFIQESKALLCNVRKGVS, via the coding sequence ATGAGTCTCTCGCGACGCGGATTCTTGAAATTTGGCGCCGGCGCCGCCGGGGTGGTCGTCGCCACCAAGGGCATCGATCTGACCCCGGTGGAAGCCGCCGCCACCTCGATCCGGATCAAGGAAGCCAAGGTCTTCCCGGGCGTCTGTCCGTACTGCGCGGTGGGCTGCGCGCAGCTGATCTACGTGAAGGACAACAAGATCATCGACATCGAGGGGGATCCGGACGCGCCGCATACCGAGGGAGCGCTCTGCCCGAAGGGCTCGTCCACCTACCAGGTGTCGATGAACGAGCGGCGCATCACGAAGTGCCTGTATCGCGCGCCGGGGAGCGACCGCTGGGAGGAGAAACCGCTGGACTGGATGATGGAGCAGATCGCCCAGCGGGTCCGGAAATCGCGCGACGAGACGTTCGTCCAGAAGGCCAAGGCGGGCGACAAGGAGATCACGGTCAACCGCTGCGAGGGGGTCGCCTGGCTCGGCTCCTCGGTGCTCGACAACGAGGAGAACTACCTCATCGCCAAGCTCTCCCGGGGCCTGGGCCTCGTCAACCTCGAGAACTCGGCGCGCCTGTGCCACTCGGCCACGGTGCCGGCGCTGGGCGCCACCTTCGGCCGCGGCGCCATGACGACGAACCTCATCGACGTCCTGAACGCCGACGTGATCATGCCCACCTCCAACTGGGCCGAGTGCCATCCGGTCAGCTACAAGTGGGTGATGAAGGCCAAGGAACGCGGGGCCAAGATCATCCACGTCGATCCCCGCTTCACGCGCACCTCGGCCACCGCGGACATCTGGGTGCCCATCCGCTCCGGGACCAACATTGTGTTCTTCGGCGGGCTCATCCGCTACGCCATCGAGAACAAGAAGTACTTCCACGACTACGTCGTCGCCTACACCAACGCGCCCCTGCTGCTCGATCCGAGCTTCAAGACCGCGACCGACCTCGACGGGGTGTTCAGCGGCTTTGACGCGCAGAAGCGGAGCTACGACCAGTCGACCTGGAAGTTCCAGCTCGACGCCGATGGCTATCCGAAAAAGGATCCCACGCTGCGCGATCCCAACGCCGTGTGGCAACGCCTGCGCCGCCACTATTCCCGCTACACGCCGGAGATGGTGGAAAGGGTGTGCGGGATCCCCAAGGATCTTTTCCTCAAGGTGGCGGAGACCTACTGCTCGGCGTCGGGGCGTGACAAGACCGCCACGGCATCCTACGCGCTCCAGCTGAACCAGTCCACCAACGGCGTCCAGCAGATCCGGGCCCTCTGCATGCTGCAGCTGGTCCTCGGCAACGTGGGTCGGCCGGGCGGCGGCGTGGTGGCCCTTCGCGGCCACTCCAACGTCCAGGGGGCCACGGACTTCGGCACCCTCTATCACATGCTCCCCGGCTACCCGCCGATGCCGCTCCAGGCGGCGCATCCGACCTTCACGGATTACCTGGAGAAGACGACGCCGAAGGGGGGCTATTGGGTCAACAACCCGAAGTTCGTCGTGAGCCTGCTCAAGGCCTGGTGGGGACCGGCCGCCACCAAGGAGAATGACTTCGCCTACGATTACATGCCCAAGCGCGAGAAGGCCGACGCCTACTCGCACCAGCACTTCACGATCGGCATGCTGAAGGGCGCCGTGAAGGGGTTCATCTCCATGGGCCAGAACCCGGCGGTCGATAGCCCGAACGCCAAGATGGTGCGGGCGGCGCTCCGTAACCTCGAGTGGATGGTCGTCGTCGACCTCTTCGAGACCGACACCGCCGCCGTCTGGAAAGAGCCGGGGATCGATCCCAAGTCCTCCAAGGTGGAGGTCTTCTTCATCCCTGGCGCCCCGGCCGCCGAGAAGGACGGCTCCATCACCAACACCATGCGGCTGGCCCAGTGGCATGTGAAGGCCGTGGAGCCGCCGGACGACGCGCGGTCGGACGCCGCCTTCGTCGTGGACGTGGGCAACCGCGTGAAGGCGCTCTACAAGGACTCCAAGGCCGCGAAGGACCGGCCCATCCTCGACCTCGTGTGGGACTACCAGCCCCAGGGCCCGAAGAAGGAGCCCACCATGGAGCTGGTGCTCAAGGAGTGCAACGGCTACGCCACGGAGGACATCAAGGAGAAGGACGGCAAGGAGCTCTACAAGCAGGGGCAGCCGCTCAAGACCTTCGGCCACCTGAAAGATGACGGCTCGACGGCCTGCGGGAACTGGATCTACACCGGCATCTACCCCGAGGAGGGCAAGAACCTGGCCCTCCGCCGCGAGAAGCCCAAGGAGGGCGACTACCTGGCCCACACCTGGGGCTTCGTGTGGCCGGCCAACCGGCGCATCCTCTACAACCGCGCCTCGGCGGACCCCTCGGGCAAGCCGTGGAGCGAGAAGAAGAAGCTCATCTGGTGGAGCAAGGACGAGAAGAAGTGGGTGGGCCTCGACGTGCCCGACTTCGGCCCGACGCTGGCGCCCGACGCGCCGCGGGCCAAGGATGGCCCGCTCAAGGGCATCAGCGGCACCGACGCGTTCATCATGAACCCGCACGGCCTCGGGCAATTCTTCGCCTCGGTCGTGGACGGCCCGTTCCCCGAGCACTACGAGCCATTCGAGTCGCCGACCAAGAACCTGCTCTCCAAGGTGCAGAACAACCCGGTGGCCAAGTACTGGGACATCGGCGACCTCAACAAGCTCGGCACCCCCGACAAGTATCCGTACGTCCTGACGACCTATCGGCTCACGGAGCACCACGCGGCCGGTATGTCGCGCCACGTGCCGTGGCTGTCCGAGCTGTTCTTCGGCCACTTCGCCGAGATCGGGCCGGAGATGGCCAAACAGCTCGGGATCCAGAACGGCGACATGATCACCGTCGAGACGCCGCGGGCCAAGATCAAGGTCCGGGCGCTGGTCACCGAGCGCATCAAGCCCTTCATCATCGACGGCAAGAAGGTGTACCAGGTCGGCATCCCGTGGCACTGGGGCTACCAGGGCGTCATGAAGTCCGCCCGCGGTGACATCACCAACGACTTGGTGGCGAGCCTCGGCGATCCCACGACGTTCATCCAGGAGTCCAAAGCGCTCCTCTGCAACGTCCGGAAGGGGGTGTCGTAG
- the fdhD gene encoding formate dehydrogenase accessory sulfurtransferase FdhD, producing the protein MRTYFRVRGDRAEEVSGEVVRELPLTMYVNGERFLTLLCSPMKIEALVVGYLWMEKVIADPEEIARLEVSAVDGRVDATLTHPVTLPSERILTSGCGGGITFRIDHRLFPRLASSLKVRPEQLSARMKDLFAAAAHYKTSRGIHGAALADGEQLLIVAEDVGRHNAVDKVKGEALLRGIPTPDRILLSTGRVSSEMLLKAARMGVPIVASRTSPTEMAVALAEQLNITVCGYVRSDGLNLYAGDGLLLSEPAGVSHG; encoded by the coding sequence ATGCGAACGTACTTCAGAGTCCGCGGTGACCGGGCCGAGGAGGTCAGCGGCGAGGTCGTGCGGGAGCTTCCGCTGACCATGTACGTCAACGGCGAGCGCTTCCTCACGCTGCTGTGCTCACCGATGAAGATAGAGGCGCTGGTCGTCGGCTACCTGTGGATGGAGAAGGTCATCGCGGATCCCGAAGAGATCGCCCGCCTGGAGGTTTCCGCGGTCGACGGTCGCGTGGACGCGACGCTGACCCATCCGGTCACCCTGCCCTCGGAGCGGATTCTCACCTCCGGCTGCGGCGGCGGGATCACCTTCCGGATCGATCACCGTCTGTTCCCGCGCCTGGCCTCGTCGCTCAAGGTGCGCCCGGAGCAGCTCAGCGCCCGGATGAAGGATCTCTTCGCGGCCGCGGCCCACTACAAGACTTCGCGCGGCATCCACGGCGCCGCCCTCGCCGACGGCGAGCAGCTGCTGATCGTCGCCGAGGACGTCGGGCGTCACAACGCGGTCGACAAGGTGAAGGGCGAAGCGCTGCTGCGCGGGATTCCCACGCCAGACCGGATCCTCTTGTCGACGGGGCGCGTGTCGTCCGAAATGCTCCTCAAGGCCGCGCGGATGGGCGTGCCGATCGTCGCGTCGCGGACGTCACCGACGGAGATGGCGGTGGCTCTGGCCGAGCAGCTCAACATCACGGTCTGCGGGTACGTGCGCTCGGACGGCCTCAACCTCTACGCCGGCGACGGCCTCCTGCTCTCCGAGCCGGCGGGCGTGTCCCATGGCTGA
- the truA gene encoding tRNA pseudouridine(38-40) synthase TruA produces the protein MLSYDGTAYAGWQFQPTLPTVQGLLVAAARKLLGPATRVTGASRTDAGVHALRQVASLTTEAALSPAAVMGALNAELPPDIRITGVAEADAGFQARRAAIGKRYAYLIDNGPVANPLLRRYAWHVVRTLDAGAMRQALMGLRGRHDFSAFCAAAGRDAPALCDVRALHVLRRRHRLAILVSADRYLHHMVRTIVGSLVAVGRGSREPAWLGEVLRSRDRTRAGPTAPAHGLTLLRVLYPRK, from the coding sequence GTGCTGTCGTATGACGGCACCGCCTACGCGGGGTGGCAGTTCCAGCCCACGCTGCCCACCGTGCAGGGGCTCCTCGTCGCGGCGGCGCGGAAGCTCCTGGGGCCGGCCACGCGCGTCACCGGCGCCAGCCGCACCGACGCCGGCGTCCACGCGCTGCGCCAGGTCGCCTCGCTGACGACGGAGGCGGCGCTATCGCCGGCGGCCGTCATGGGCGCGCTCAACGCCGAGCTGCCCCCGGACATCCGTATCACCGGGGTCGCCGAGGCGGACGCCGGCTTCCAGGCGCGGCGCGCCGCCATCGGCAAACGCTACGCCTACCTCATCGACAACGGACCGGTCGCGAACCCGCTGCTCCGGCGATACGCCTGGCACGTCGTCCGGACGCTCGATGCCGGCGCGATGCGGCAAGCGCTGATGGGCCTGCGGGGCCGGCACGACTTCAGCGCCTTTTGCGCCGCGGCCGGCCGCGACGCGCCGGCGTTGTGCGACGTCCGCGCCCTGCACGTGCTGCGCCGCAGGCATCGCCTGGCGATCCTGGTCTCGGCGGACCGCTATCTGCACCACATGGTGCGCACCATCGTCGGGAGCCTGGTGGCAGTCGGGCGCGGGTCGCGCGAACCCGCGTGGCTCGGGGAGGTTCTCAGGTCGCGCGACCGGACCCGGGCGGGCCCGACGGCGCCGGCGCACGGCCTCACCTTGCTGCGTGTCCTTTACCCCCGCAAGTAG
- a CDS encoding aspartate-semialdehyde dehydrogenase, producing MAAGVAVAVIGATGAAGQTTLRVLEERKFPIRELRCFASARSVGKTVTFRGEPVTVQRVEAPAFRGLDIVFCSAGSAQSKEFVPMIRRAGAVVIDKSSAFRMDPQVPLVVPEINGHVAKTHQGILAVPNCTTIVTVMPLKPLHDAGRLRRVVATSFQAASGAGVSGIEDLRQQTLAWARGEPIVPQHFPHQLAFNLIPHIDRFGPDGYTGEEMKLVNEARKILALPDLQISPTTVRVPVFTCHSVAVNVETEAKITAERARELFARFPGLKLWDEPAAHRYPMPILVEGQDDCYVGRIREDLSHPRGLVFWVVGDQLRKGAATNAVQIAELLLRT from the coding sequence ATGGCAGCGGGTGTGGCGGTCGCGGTGATCGGCGCCACCGGCGCGGCGGGGCAGACGACGCTCCGCGTCCTGGAGGAGCGGAAGTTCCCGATCCGCGAGCTCCGCTGCTTCGCCTCCGCGCGGTCGGTGGGCAAGACGGTCACCTTCCGGGGCGAGCCCGTCACAGTCCAGCGGGTCGAGGCCCCCGCCTTCAGGGGTCTGGACATCGTGTTCTGCTCGGCGGGGTCGGCGCAGTCGAAGGAGTTCGTGCCGATGATTCGCCGGGCGGGGGCCGTGGTCATCGACAAGTCGAGCGCCTTCCGGATGGACCCGCAGGTGCCGCTGGTCGTGCCCGAGATCAACGGTCACGTCGCCAAGACGCACCAGGGGATCCTGGCCGTTCCCAACTGCACGACGATCGTCACGGTGATGCCGCTCAAGCCGCTCCACGACGCCGGCCGGCTGCGCCGGGTGGTGGCGACGAGCTTCCAGGCGGCGTCGGGCGCCGGCGTCAGCGGCATCGAGGACCTCCGCCAGCAGACGCTCGCCTGGGCTCGGGGCGAACCGATCGTGCCGCAGCACTTCCCGCACCAGCTGGCGTTCAACCTCATCCCGCACATCGACCGGTTCGGCCCCGACGGCTACACGGGCGAGGAGATGAAGCTGGTCAACGAGGCGCGGAAGATTCTGGCGCTGCCGGATCTGCAGATCTCGCCGACGACCGTGCGGGTGCCCGTGTTCACCTGTCATTCCGTTGCCGTGAACGTGGAGACGGAGGCCAAGATCACCGCCGAGCGGGCGCGGGAGCTGTTCGCGCGGTTCCCGGGGCTCAAGCTCTGGGACGAGCCGGCCGCGCACCGGTACCCGATGCCCATCCTGGTCGAAGGGCAGGACGACTGCTACGTCGGCCGCATCCGCGAGGATCTCTCGCACCCGCGCGGCCTGGTCTTCTGGGTGGTCGGTGACCAGCTGCGCAAGGGCGCAGCGACGAACGCGGTGCAGATCGCGGAGCTGCTGCTGCGCACGTAA